From one Scophthalmus maximus strain ysfricsl-2021 chromosome 19, ASM2237912v1, whole genome shotgun sequence genomic stretch:
- the dgcr6 gene encoding protein DGCR6, with translation MDGYPGVTGADSTNQQERHYYLLSELQTLVKDLPSSFQQRLSYNTLSDLALALIDGTVYEIVQGLLDIQHLTEKNLYNQRQKLNGEHQALKQELVRKHKDAVLSCKSHNLGLLKSNQQTELETLDIRVREEQRMKDKKIVAEMDQKVIDQQNTLEKAGVPGFYITTNPQELTMQMNLLELILKLQQKESQSGIL, from the exons ATGGATGGTTATCCCGGGGTCACTGGCGCTGACTCAACTAACCAACAAGAAAGACATTACTACCTGCTGTCTGAACTGCAAACCTTAGTCAAAGATCTACCGAG CTCCTTCCAGCAGCGCCTGTCCTACAACACGCTGAGTGACCTGGCTCTGGCGCTCATAGATGGGACGGTTTATGAGATTGTGCAGGGGCTCCTGGATATTCAGCATCTGacggaaaaaaatctgtacaacCAGAGGCAAAAGTTGAACGGTGAACATCAAG CACTCAAACAAGAACTTGTACGAAAACACAAAGACGCCGTGCTGTCATGCAAGTCTCACAACCTCGGGCTTCTCAAATCAAACCAACAAACGGAACTAGAG ACGCTGGACATTCGTGTGCGAGAGGAACAAAGAATGAAGGATAAAAAGATTGTTGCGGAAATGGATCAAAAAGTGATAGACCAGCAGAACACCCTGGAGAAGGCAGGAGTCCCTGGGTTTTATATCACCACTAATCCTCAG GAGCTGACCATGCAGATGAACCTACTTGAACTAATCCTCAAGCTTCAACAGAAGGAGTCACAATCTGGAATACTCTGA